CGGCATCTACTGTGGGAGTTTGCCATCCAAGTGCTTCAGTTCGGACAGCAAGCGGCTGATATTCAGCACTCAACAGCAAAACGAAATTAGGAGCTACGTTGTTGATGTtggtaagtaatttatatttcgaGTATTCTGAGAAATTGTGTGTTCTATAACTGCTTAGTCTCTAAGTTCGGACACCATGCGACTTATAATAAGCACTCAATAGTAGTACGAAATTAGGAGGTACGTTGTAGATATTGgtaagtaatttatttcctgAGTATTCTAAGTAATAGAGTGTTCTATAATTGCTTAGTATCTAAGTTCGGACACCATGCCACTTATAATAAGCACTCAATAGTAGTACGAACTTCGGAGCTACGTTGTAGATATTTGTAAGTACTATTTCCTGAGTATTCTGAGCAATGAAAGGAGTTCCCGCTCAAAAAGATGCATAACATGTTTAGTTTAGCATTCAATAACATttcatacataattattattgaaattttatagatattacatataaatgtaatacttaataaagcctttgtatttataatttataaaaaggcgctattattatttttctttaacatttattttttacatatattctttaacagaaatgaaatgtagctacattcataaaaaaaaattatgtgtttagaattacaaattctgttggTCGAAGCTTATCGCGAGAAGATCATTGACTGAAATTATTGCTATCATCCTAAGTAATGGATGAAATTgaaattcatcaaaatcggtttattagcatttgagctgaacataggtacctaaacaaataatttaacaagTCATATACACTTTCGCAATAATAAGATAAgatgtgttgttattatatatatgtttgcaGAAAGCCGAAGAATACTGGATATATCAAACAACCTTAAGACTCCAGGGTCCACCACTGTCCTATGCGTACAGTCCGATGTTATCCTTGCTACCTTCTCCAGCTTAACCACACCGGGGCAGGTAGGACATCAATATACAGCAGTACCCTTAGAACAAGATTTTCTCGCTTCGTCAACGTTAAATGGACCTAATAATACTCGATTTAGAGtagcaaatcctgtacttctgatcattattttacaaaagttcTGTGATAAgccccgagctaaagaattgtaagcAAATTTGCACTTTGGAAAAATGCACATAAGAACATAAGAGATAAAATACAATCTGATGTTCAAGtaatttattagtttgtttgtattttttcagCTTTTTGTATCAAAACTGTCCAGCCTCGAGAGAGATTGTAATATAGAATGGGTACGGGTAAGCACGCCTAGCGAAGTTCCGAGCTCAGTGGCTAACGCGAAAGTGGAGTACATGGCCTTGAAGCAGGACACCGGGGCTAGAGTGTGTACGTATACTTCTAGCGTTATCTCCTATGATCGTTTATTATCTGTGTCGGGTCAACAATATTTGTGGAAGGCGGTCCCATTAAAGCTAATTTAATTGTTGGtcctgcccgcgacttcgcctgcgtggacttcagaatttttTCTAAAGCTTCGTTCTTTATCAATCTTTAATCCCACCAccggaactatttgagagatcggtgtAAAaactacatgtccttttccattcAGCAGCACGATGTCGTCTGTCAACCTCGATGGTCGACGAACAAAACTGCGTTTACCgaatcggttctccaagctatatTTCTAGCTCGTCCAGGTCGAGCCAATGAATAGTAGAGAAAGAGAGAAAACTCCACTAACTAGTAGTGGAGTTTTTTAAACTGgctgtgcctcggagagcacgttgagcTGTCGGTTCTTCGCGTGTTCTCTTTCCGGCCGTGTCGGAGCtgtcccatcggactatgagaattaattcaaattcaaaattcattgatttcaagttggcctaatataagcacttttgaaaagttaagtatgtctgtttgtagtgactctaccaccggttcggaaggcggattctaccgagaagaagcttagcagttgctcttttacaacatcattttacaatttaacaaacattgttctatcttgtgtaagATGAAAGCGGATGAATGAGGGAATAGAGGAGTGCTCTTGTGTTTGCGTACACACTTGTTTATCTCCCGCGTTgctggaaaatctctctggagattgaccactgTCGACGAAATCGGGCAAGGTAACTGTTTGTTTAATAACAAACTATATTTCAGCGACGTTCACGGCTATATACTTTGGTCCGGACGAAGGGAAAGTGTACCCGCTAGTTGTGTGGCCCCACGGCGGACCACATTCCGCTTTCTCGAATTCCTACTCATTGGAGGCTGCTTTGTTCAATATGATTGGTGAGTTTGAAGTGGACTCTATTGCATTCAAGGTCACCGAAATTCGCCTAGAGCTAGAAATTGGTGCGAATCTTTCGCATACCGCGGAATCAATGGTATCTGTAAACTTTACCTACATTATGTAACTAGTAGATAGCATGTTTAATATAGATCACCATCAgagatcctgggttcgattccctggtcgggttaaaaaatgtaaagccCTCATTAAGATGAGAATGattgaaataatatgtaatgtacTAACTGACAGTCtcaatgtaaatttaaaatcccCATCGATCCCACGCGTGCAAAGAAATTTGTTCAAGGtcatatttgtatatatttggTTTTTCGCGTTTCAATGCATgcaattatctataaaaaaggtCGTTCAAGTTTTTCTCCTGCACCATAGACCATGAGATATAACGATTTAAAAACTTGTGTTCTTAATAATGAACCGTTATACATATTATTGAATTGCTGAAAAACGCAAAAAACCTGCGAACTTTGACCTTAAATCTTAATCTTGCACATGTGGGATGTAGGGACTTTTTacattatctttatatttattataatttagctcTATGCGAATTGCTAAAAAATAGATCAGTACAAATCAGGACGCACATTGAAATTGAATCTTAATATTTAcgtgtatttttttactttattttgttttaatattttttaattaactcctttacttttattaacaAGTGGGGTaggtttaaaaatgtttttatgatttAGTAATGCTAAGTGTCCATTAGTATGagatttttatgaatttctAAATTATATGCCGAGAAACCATGCAATTTTGAATATGGTGCGAGCGTatttactttacgccctaacaagTGCATGGTTTTACAATATGCCAACATTATTAACATGCTTTTTGTAAGATGTATGAGAATGAATCGAATGGAGTCTATTAATACAAATTGAATAACATAATTTGGCAAACTGTCCTCTTACTTAAAACCAatgacaatataatattatggatgaaaataattccaaaaaaatacaaaagaatgatattttgaaagtattttaaattgatttttcgtttttacttaacttttatttacttttaatttttaattaattcgcTTGCTCTAAGATATCGCACTAAGCTAAGAACAAAGCTAAGATTTGTTTGCCTTATTCTAAACAACTTGTGTATGCCGTGCATTGGAAACTTCTCAATATACTAACCCCCagtttttaaaaaggttttcaAATGCGTTTGAAAACACGTTTTACGGTTAaaagataatgataatgaaaaggCACCGGGTTATGggtttaattatatattcataaatcaCGCGATTGATTCATTATAGAGGGTGTTTCATTGGTCTATAACTTTATCAATACATTGCAAACGGGGAATCCCTGCAGGCGGTATAACTGGAGAATAAAACGCTGTTTGATACACATCTGTGCGGATTTCCACAGGTGGGCTATAACTAATGAAATTTACCAGGTGAATTTTGTCGATCTCCCTGGCAAGTTTTCTTTCGccaaggctagttaccaccctaccggcaaagataGTCATTAGCGTTCCGGGGtattggtttaaaataactggcATACCTCTTTTTTCTCTTCGGGaaaatggttttaataaaactgcaatacCTAACTCAACCTAAGTTTAGCCCACTATCATCTGAGACTGAATCGTCCCTTACCATGTCAAGAAACTAATAGATTCCATACAATAATACATCTCTAGATGTATTATTGTATGGTATACAATAATACATCTCTAGATGTATTATTGTATGGTTCGACCAATGGGAATAGTTTTCTGACTGCGGGTTCTTATAGCTTGCGTTTTATGAACCACTTAGAATATGGGGATCTCTAAGGGTGTGCCCCACACGAAAGAATCACAGGATTTTCGATTAGGGTAGGCCAgagtgtttttaaataattggaCGGATATGTCTCCAGAACGAGTTAAAAAGTCACCGGGTTTTCTTAATATACCTTTTTATAGCTCCCTATTGGAGGTGTACTTTCAATAATACTAGTTATTAACGTACCCTCGTCAAATGTCCTGTGCGGCCATTTCCCTaagatgaattaaaataaatctgctATAATGCTAAAATAACTTGCACCACGCTGGAGAAACTCCTTCATACTAACAGGCTTGCCAAAATTTAATTGCACgttctacaaaatattatgtCGTGGCATTTTGTCAATAAAGCTAAATTTCACGTTACGTTCAAAAGCTCGATTTTGTCGTGTTTTGCATTATGAGTCCTCCAAAATCCTGCACAATCAGCGATTGGTACTTTGCACATTAATAGGCAACATTTACGATTCCAGGGTTCGCATGCCTCTTGATAAACTATCGAGGTTCAACAGGTACGGGCGATGCCTCAATATTCTACCTCCCAAGTCGCATCGGCAGCGCTGACGTCGAAGACTGTAAACTCGCCACCATAAAAGCTTTAGACCAATTCCCTGTAGATGACAAGAGACTTTTGTTGTACGGGGGCTCCCATGGAGGTTTCTTGGTGTGTCACTTGAGTGGCGTGTACCCTGATTTATATAGCGTGACAGTTACGAGGAATCCTGTGACAGATTTGGCGTCTATGGCCAACACAAGTGACATCGCTGATTGGTGAGTTTGGGCTATACTTAGAATGCTTTTTCGATCTCCTGCGCAGTGGTTGCCTTTCAATTTtgattagattagattagatttaGTTACCCTAGCGTTCCAGAAAAGGATGTCGCTTAAAAAACGAATAAAGGTGATACTAAGCCATAAATGCACTGGCGGGGTGAaggtttattcaattttttctttgatttgcataaaatatgaaaatacttTGTAAATATACATGTTTAGACAACAGTTCAaaatgacatgcaaatcttaatttatacaaattagtttacataataataaacaaaatttattacatCGTCAAATGTCGAATAACTGTACTTTATATAATGGAGAAAAAATTGCGAACAAATATGTTAAGTGAATATAAATCAACTCAATTTTCTCAGAAGAAAGTATCTTTAAGAATGTGTGAGATATTgaaatttttgaagtgaaaactactTTTGGCGCGTAACCAGTTCCTTTTGGGTCaacaaaaatcatggaactcgcgtcatcgtcaccgaacgctttcgTGAGATtacatatatctatatactGTGAAGAGATTTAGTTCACTTCTATCAACGATCCCAAAAGACTTTCCTGCATGTATTCCTTTAATAAGAAAGCAAATTAAAGACAATTTTCGGAAAGCCGTCTATGGACAATCTCGTGTCACTTGTCTACAATTATGATCGAAGTCGAGCGCTAAGGAAAAAAAACgtcttttattactttttacgtTTCGTATGTTTATGCCCGTTTTGTTGTTTGATAAATGATGATTCGCATTTGGTCTGCTGTTTAATGTAGTTGTGGTTTTTGTATTGTGGATTGTGCATGTTTCAATGTTTTGTGTTATAACATCTGTTTCGGATCCGCTTTCTTTTAATATGACGTTCAATGCcctcaataatatattattattattattctggcCATATTGCTAGCAGCTACAAAATCATTTTTGAGTTTCGAAACATAGTAGCTCTGTCATctgaatttttttctaaatggttacgattacattaaaaattcgATACAAGCAAAATATTTGGTCACTGATAATATAATTGTAGGTTTGCTTCTTTGCTGTTGAAGGTTTGCTTCAAAAATTCTATAGGATTTCTGACACACCTGAAATATAGACGCAACCTTGTGATGCATGAATAGTATCGTGACTATCTTCTCGCTCTCAAAACCTTCGAAGATCTGGATAGAGAAGTGTCAAATCGTGGGAGTTTGACATATCAATTTAGTAGACTTTTTTGATCTATCGcatagatttaatatgttactatctatGGCTATAATTAAAACTGGTAATAATGGACACTTAGCATTCTTCGGAAGATCATATTATTAATGCTCCCGAAAATGTCCTTCAGGATTTGCCTCAGTCCGTATAAACTATCGAGGATCGACTGGCAATGGAGCTGCAAATGTACGATCTTTATTGGGTAATATAGGAAAATATGACGTGGAAGATTGCCTTCTCGTTCTAAAAACCTTGAAAGAGCAGGATAGAGTGTTAGAAGATCATTGCCTGTTGTACGGCGGGAGTTTTGGAGGTTATATTGCCGCTCATTTGGCGGGAAGATTTAGTCAACTATTTAGAGCTATGGTGTTAAGAAATCCCGTTATAGATTTAGCTACTAAATCGAATTACGCTGATAATCCAGATGGGTGAGTATGATTTGAATTGGCTTATCAAACCTTAAAACCATTTCACCACTCGAATATTCTTAGCGGTTTATGGGATGGGATGGAGGAAGATTTGGTAAATAACAGCAAAATGTTAAGGTTTTGGTATGCATGTTGTTTTAGTGACAAGTTATAAACATCAGAATATATGTATCTGCACATGTAAATAgcgttctattttttttatctaaattattgtaggtaaaaataataaaaacatatatacatatatatttttgtattaacataaaatataccttATAATAATACCTTTTTGCCAATCAGATTAATAAGtccaaaacacacacacacatgtcTCTCTAGCCTTAGCAAGCAAATAATCTAATTATGCCTATTTTTTGCAATAACCTTAACGTATTTCTTTTAAAGTTCTcgttttattgatatatttatataaatcaacTGAATAGATGGTAAATATAAAAtcggttattttttaaagaacaaGAACCATATAAGGAGGAAAATagatattatgataaaattggCATTCCATACATATCAGAACCTTTTACATACTTGTGacctaaaaaatttaactcagaACAGTTAAAGTTATGCAGTTTCGATAAGAGAAAATATATTTCTAGGTGTGCCGTAGAAGCTGGTTGGCCCTTCTCAGAAGAAGGTCCGTTAATAGAAGATAAGCTATTATCATTGCGAAGAATTTCACCTATCGTCCACGCACAGAATGTTCTGATCCCCACAGCTCTAATGCTTGGTTTGAAGGACAAACGCGTTCCACACTACCAGGGTTTGGAATATGCGAGGAGATTGAAGGCCAATGGAGTTAAAGTCATGTAAGTAACTACAATTACCCCCCAAGCTCTTGTGGTGGAATTATAAATGCGTGTCTCACTACTAGGCTTTGGGAATATGCGAGGAGATCGAAGGCCAATGGAGTTAAGTAAACGACATTTGGAGGTCTTATACAACGTTGAAATTATGTAAGCATAAATACTGCTAGCGATTTGATTCCCATAGCTTTGGGTTAATGGAAAGGCTAGTGGAGTTAAAGTACCCAGAATTTTCTTATACCCAAAGCTAAGACAGTTCAAGGAAAAATGCGTTCTTCAATTTAGAAGCTTAAGATATGTGAGCAGGTTGAAGGCCAGCTGTATTAAGATATGTTAATACTCAAAATGGGTAGAACCTTAAAGTTCTGATGGCCGAAGGATTATTGTAACTTTTTGGATGCCaaacaattttttctttaatattgaGTATGTACTCATATTACGATATAAACTACATATGGCTGCTGAATGCCAGATCCTTGCGATCTCTCGCAGTTCTATAGTAAAAATGTATGGAAAAACTAGACCAATAATTCTTGAACACACTCTTGGGACGATAATCCAAACACTGaagtttttacatttttgttacttcaccgttgaatttTAGCATGGCGATcgtcaaaaattacaaaaatggcTTTATTACACTTTTGATGCACATGGTACATGGTATtgagttgatggtgataacttcattcgcgtacttaaaactaaaacttagtcgggtgttctgtttgttatcaccatctcacatggtCATTTAAGACTATTTATAAAGCCTGGTTGGAGCATCGATACCAAAACTTTTTACTATTTAGGTAATACTATAAGATCTACCGATAATGATTGTATGaagaaagtttctgatttttaaatgatttttgctTCTAGCGTATACATTTACGATGACAACCACTCCCTAAGCAGTCTCCCGGTGGAAATGGACAACCTACTGAACGGTGTGGATTGGCTCATCACGCACATAAAACCCTAGCGCTGCAAAGAGCAGTGGGGGGCGTATCTCAGGGAGTTCGCCTTACACCTGCTGCAAGAATCTGTTGCCGACTAGCCGGAGCGCTAAAGTCGAGCTGATTTCGTATAATTTAACTCATTATTTCTGATAGAAGATAAACTCAGAAAAATACAGTAAATGTTAAGCTTCTATACTTTCTTGCTTGCACGCaaaaagcaggtgaatctgtacggtgcaatttacAACAGATCTTCCGAAATGTACTCTTCTGGTGTGAGATCcggtttaaaaaatgtgtacccTTATAATTGATAGATAATTAACGCATTGAGATATCGCGAATAAGTTGCCTAGTGAAGTCTCGTGTGGATAatattaatcaatatttttgtttgattggATTTATGAAAACCTCATTAGTTATTTTAGACGGccggttagcgcagtgggcagcgaccctgctttctgcatccaaggccgtaggttcgattgccacactggaaaaatgtttgtttgatgaacatgaatgtttttcaatgggtgtttatctgtgttttataagtatgtatgtgtattatattcatagaattatttatcagctattttagtacccataaaacaagttacgcttactttggggctagatggcgatgtgtattgtcgtagtatattgatttatttaaaatgtagggTTAGTTCCCTCTACTGGTGTacgattattttaaataactaatatttaaaatgagaCTTATAAATAACAGATGAGGCTATACATTTCTTATGCCGGATCTCCCACTATtcaattctcctgcttttagcggaGTATGGCAATTTAAACTTAATACAGATTATATACAATGgaattccgaaaagtaacgctTAAAGTAACGCTTTCTTTCCTCCAAAACCCAGAAAAAATACCCAAAAAGATTTCCCTCAATTATTGTATCTTTCTTCTCAAAGAAGATCCATATTAATCTGAGATAGAACCCAGAAAA
This portion of the Pararge aegeria chromosome 14, ilParAegt1.1, whole genome shotgun sequence genome encodes:
- the LOC120629120 gene encoding acylamino-acid-releasing enzyme-like isoform X1, coding for MDDIWRMTSHMDSVIGSYKTLTKIPSIVGGSLNKAGNRVMSRWDIRNLDKGKHTQYLMDYILDDNLEVVAQSSFAVDTTHELLTAVSPKDTFKAVIREEKDDKDPTKKKFFLEVWSSTTLKHSIDLTALDIHGDVYTDAEFGSLDWSSDETKIVYIAEKKMKKSEPYIKRKSVDDILTQPNWKAVPGKEHLYRDDWGEQLTGKIESVVVVCKLPEEAFTVLDFVPGGPGQVRFLADGESVVGVTWETKSLGRLGLIYCTNRPSFVFCISFTGIFKILSGENKAVRSPRVAPNGDLYWLQREAHGPHHTCHQLVRLAAEDYKNILDSEEEEIDEKLVQVVVDSVETEKEICNGLFYGIYCGSLPSKCFSSDSKRLIFSTQQQNEIRSYVVDVESRRILDISNNLKTPGSTTVLCVQSDVILATFSSLTTPGQLFVSKLSSLERDCNIEWVRVSTPSEVPSSVANAKVEYMALKQDTGARVSTFTAIYFGPDEGKVYPLVVWPHGGPHSAFSNSYSLEAALFNMIGFACLLINYRGSTGTGDASIFYLPSRIGSADVEDCKLATIKALDQFPVDDKRLLLYGGSHGGFLVCHLSGVYPDLYSVTVTRNPVTDLASMANTSDIADWCAVEAGWPFSEEGPLIEDKLLSLRRISPIVHAQNVLIPTALMLGLKDKRVPHYQGLEYARRLKANGVKVIVYIYDDNHSLSSLPVEMDNLLNGVDWLITHIKP
- the LOC120629120 gene encoding acylamino-acid-releasing enzyme-like isoform X2, which produces MDDIWRMTSHMDSVIGSYKTLTKIPSIVGGSLNKAGNRVMSRWDIRNLDKGKHTQYLMDYILDDNLEVVAQSSFAVDTTHELLTAVSPKDTFKAVIREEKDDKDPTKKKFFLEVWSSTTLKHSIDLTALDIHGDVYTDAEFGSLDWSSDETKIVYIAEKKMKKSEPYIKRKSVDDILTQPNWKAVPGKEHLYRDDWGEQLTGKIESVVVVCKLPEEAFTVLDFVPGGPGQVRFLADGESVVGVTWETKSLGRLGLIYCTNRPSFVFCISFTGIFKILSGENKAVRSPRVAPNGDLYWLQREAHGPHHTCHQLVRLAAEDYKNILDSEEEEIDEKLVQVVVDSVETEKEICNGLFYGIYCGSLPSKCFSSDSKRLIFSTQQQNEIRSYVVDVESRRILDISNNLKTPGSTTVLCVQSDVILATFSSLTTPGQLFVSKLSSLERDCNIEWVRVSTPSEVPSSVANAKVEYMALKQDTGARVSTFTAIYFGPDEGKVYPLVVWPHGGPHSAFSNSYSLEAALFNMIGFASVRINYRGSTGNGAANVRSLLGNIGKYDVEDCLLVLKTLKEQDRVLEDHCLLYGGSFGGYIAAHLAGRFSQLFRAMVLRNPVIDLATKSNYADNPDGCAVEAGWPFSEEGPLIEDKLLSLRRISPIVHAQNVLIPTALMLGLKDKRVPHYQGLEYARRLKANGVKVIVYIYDDNHSLSSLPVEMDNLLNGVDWLITHIKP